Proteins found in one Candidatus Saccharimonadales bacterium genomic segment:
- a CDS encoding response regulator: MAEPKRILFIEDDTPVADMYTEELKSKGFQVEVVADGTTGLKRATNNHYDILLIDLMIPKPDGVEVVNRLRGKDGTGLRNSKLVVFTNVVLDDKAFQKLNSQVDKYLIKANTIPSKLVEELNSL, encoded by the coding sequence ATGGCTGAACCCAAGCGCATTTTGTTTATTGAGGATGATACTCCGGTAGCCGATATGTATACCGAGGAGCTCAAGAGTAAGGGGTTTCAGGTTGAAGTGGTGGCCGATGGCACCACCGGGCTGAAGCGCGCCACAAATAATCATTACGATATTCTATTAATTGATTTGATGATTCCAAAACCAGATGGGGTCGAGGTGGTTAATCGTTTGCGCGGTAAAGATGGCACCGGCTTGCGCAATTCCAAATTGGTCGTTTTTACCAATGTGGTGTTAGACGACAAAGCCTTCCAGAAACTAAACTCTCAAGTTGATAAATATCTAATTAAAGCCAATACTATTCCCAGCAAATTAGTCGAAGAGCTAAATAGTTTATAA
- a CDS encoding transglycosylase family protein, producing the protein MRNRLQLLVTPLLLVAQVAHTVPVVATDSTQAPAQVETQNPNVTLNLNSPDLVQATDTAPNFDTEVLAPLRAAQAAKAQADAAAAAARRHRRQRVVTGPVTGDVWYRLRMCESGNNYARNSGNGYFGAYQYNLSTWSNFAGYARPDLAPASVQDEKARETQARRGWAPWPACSRKLGLI; encoded by the coding sequence ATGCGTAACCGACTACAGCTACTTGTAACCCCGTTGTTACTAGTAGCCCAGGTGGCTCACACTGTTCCAGTTGTAGCCACCGACTCGACTCAGGCTCCGGCCCAAGTTGAGACCCAAAACCCAAACGTTACCCTAAACCTTAACAGTCCAGACCTCGTTCAAGCTACGGACACCGCTCCTAACTTTGATACTGAGGTACTAGCACCACTGCGCGCCGCCCAAGCTGCTAAGGCTCAGGCTGATGCAGCCGCTGCTGCCGCTCGGCGCCATCGCCGTCAGCGGGTCGTAACCGGCCCGGTCACTGGCGACGTCTGGTACCGCTTGCGGATGTGTGAATCGGGCAACAATTATGCCCGAAACTCCGGCAACGGTTACTTTGGTGCTTACCAGTACAACTTGTCGACTTGGTCAAACTTCGCCGGTTATGCTCGACCCGACCTGGCTCCGGCCAGCGTTCAGGACGAGAAAGCCCGCGAGACCCAAGCCCGACGCGGCTGGGCCCCTTGGCCCGCCTGCTCACGCAAGTTGGGACTGATCTAA